The Cryptomeria japonica unplaced genomic scaffold, Sugi_1.0 HiC_scaffold_317, whole genome shotgun sequence genome has a window encoding:
- the LOC131870355 gene encoding leucine-rich repeat receptor-like serine/threonine-protein kinase At2g14510: MQPQHSCTDKDDPNEFQKVVVEYSEEDIKAATNNYSTIIGKGGFGIVFYGQLSGNDVAVKILSTDSCQGKQEFRNEVTLLSRVHHKNLVNLLGYCRQPIVALLYEFMEYGTLTNHIHGSAKRERPLDWQTRINIALQAAEGLLYLHEGCSPPIIHRDIKCTNILLDKNMSAKITDFGLSKLLQNSRSHVTTEVKGTLGYLDPEYYGTSSLNEKSDVYSFRVVLFEIISGVPPKEGIVESAKILLSCGRIADLMDSLLGGQYSLESAWRVAEVAYNFVEPRPVNRPTMNTVVKELAEAKALVSHDGIKPTSLKVLDDVPKAR, translated from the exons ATGCAACCTCAGCATTCATGTACAG ATAAAGATGATCCAAATGAATTTCAAAAAGTGGTGGTAGAATATAGTGAAGAAGATATTAAAGCAGCTACAAACAACTATTCTACAATCATTGGTAAGGGAGGCTTTGGCATTGTGTTTTATGGTCAACTATCAGGAAACGATGTTGCAGTGAAGATACTTTCAACTGATTCATGTCAAGGAAAACAAGAATTTCGAAATGAG GTAACTCTCCTTTCAAGGGTACACCACAAGAATCTTGTAAATCTTCTTGGGTATTGTAGACAGCCTATAGTTGCCTTACTATACGAATTTATGGAATATGGAACATTGACGAACCATATACACG GCTCTGCTAAACGAGAGAGACCACTTGATTGGCAAACTAGGATTAATATTGCTCTACAAGCTGCAGAGG GTTTGCTATACCTTcatgagggttgtagccctcctaTCATACACAGAGATATTAAATGCACTAATATACTTTTGGATAAAAATATGTCTGCCAAGATTACTGACTTTGGTTTATCAAAGTTACTGCAAAACTCTCGAAGCCATGTAACAACAGAAGTCAAGGGCACCCTCGGCTATCTTGATCCCGA ATATTATGGAACGTCGTCATTAAATGAAAAGAGTGATGTCTATAGTTTTCGTGTAGTTTTATTCGAGATTATTTCTGGAGTACCACCCAAGGAGGGAATTGTTGAATCG GCTAAAATATTGCTTTCATGCGGGAGAATAGCAGACTTGATGGATTCTTTGTTGGGTGGCCAATATAGTTTAGAATCTGCATGGAGAGTTGCAGAGGTTGCGTACAATTTTGTGGAACCAAGACCAGTAAATAGACCCACTATGAATACTGTTGTGAAAGAGCTAGCAGAAGCAAAGGCACTTGTATCACATGATGGCATTAAACCTACATCTTTAAAAGTACTGGACGACGTGCCTAAAGCTCGATAG